A stretch of the Pseudomonas sp. ACM7 genome encodes the following:
- the ccmA gene encoding cytochrome c biogenesis heme-transporting ATPase CcmA, producing the protein MTSPVLQTVALACERDLRLLFENLELRLASGEMLQISGPNGSGKTSLLRLLCGLMQPTAGQVLLNGQPLNEQRFELARNLLWIGHAAGIKDLLTPEENLSWLCALHQPASHEAIWQALTAVGLRGFEDVPCHTLSAGQQRRVALARLYLESPPLWILDEPFTALDKQGVAQLEEHLAAHCERGGMVVLTTHHTLTRIPAGYRDIDLGNWAV; encoded by the coding sequence TTGACCAGTCCTGTCCTGCAAACCGTTGCCCTCGCCTGTGAGCGAGACCTTCGGCTGCTCTTCGAAAATCTCGAATTGAGACTGGCCAGTGGCGAAATGTTGCAAATCAGCGGCCCTAACGGCAGCGGCAAAACCAGCCTTTTACGTCTGCTTTGCGGTCTGATGCAGCCGACTGCCGGTCAGGTGCTGCTCAACGGCCAGCCATTGAACGAGCAACGCTTTGAGCTGGCGCGCAACCTGCTGTGGATCGGTCATGCCGCCGGGATCAAGGATCTGCTGACGCCGGAAGAGAATTTGAGCTGGCTCTGCGCCTTGCATCAACCGGCCTCCCATGAGGCGATCTGGCAAGCGCTGACGGCCGTCGGACTGCGCGGTTTCGAGGATGTTCCTTGCCATACGTTGTCTGCCGGGCAGCAACGCCGGGTCGCGTTAGCGCGGCTGTACCTGGAAAGTCCGCCGCTATGGATCCTCGATGAGCCATTCACCGCGCTCGACAAACAAGGCGTGGCGCAACTCGAAGAACACCTGGCCGCACACTGCGAGCGCGGTGGCATGGTGGTCTTGACCACTCACCACACGCTGACCCGGATTCCGGCCGGCTATCGCGACATTGATCTGGGGAACTGGGCCGTATGA
- the ccmB gene encoding heme exporter protein CcmB, translated as MSVFGLLVAREARLLFRRPAELANPLVFFAIVVSLFPLAVGPESQLLQTLSPGLVWVAALLSVLLSLDGLFRSDFEDGSLEQWVLSSHPLPLLVLAKVLAHWSFSGLALVLLAPLLALMLGLPTACLPVLLLSLLLGTPVLSLLGAVGAALTVGLKRGGLLLALLILPLYIPVLILGSGALQAALQGMPATGYLLWLGSLTALAITLTPFAIAAGLKISVGE; from the coding sequence ATGAGTGTTTTCGGCCTGTTGGTCGCCCGTGAAGCCCGATTGTTGTTCCGCCGTCCGGCGGAGTTGGCCAATCCGCTCGTATTCTTCGCGATCGTCGTTTCCCTGTTCCCGTTGGCGGTCGGACCCGAGTCTCAATTGTTGCAAACCTTGTCTCCGGGACTGGTCTGGGTAGCGGCCCTTTTATCGGTTTTGCTCTCGCTGGACGGGCTTTTCCGCAGTGATTTCGAAGACGGATCGCTTGAACAGTGGGTCCTTTCGTCGCACCCCCTGCCTCTTCTGGTTTTGGCCAAGGTACTGGCACACTGGTCCTTCTCTGGCCTGGCACTGGTTTTGCTCGCTCCATTACTGGCATTGATGCTCGGTTTGCCAACCGCCTGTCTGCCGGTGTTGCTGCTTTCTTTGTTGCTGGGTACACCGGTGCTGAGCCTGCTCGGTGCGGTGGGCGCAGCACTGACGGTGGGATTGAAGCGTGGTGGCCTGTTGCTCGCACTGCTGATTCTGCCGTTGTACATCCCGGTGTTGATTCTTGGTAGTGGCGCCTTGCAGGCGGCATTGCAGGGAATGCCGGCGACCGGTTATCTCTTGTGGCTTGGTAGCCTGACCGCCCTGGCGATAACCCTGACACCTTTTGCAATAGCTGCTGGCCTGAAGATCAGCGTCGGCGAATAA
- a CDS encoding heme ABC transporter permease, whose protein sequence is MNWTWFHKLGSPKWFYGISGKLLPWLSVAALLLISVGVVWGLAFAPPDYQQGNSFRIIYIHVPAAMLAQSIYVMLAVCGIVGLVWKMKLADVALQCAAPIGAWMTAVALVTGAIWGKPTWGSWWVWDARLTSMLILLFLYFGLIALGNAISNRDSAAKACAVLAIVGVINIPIIKYSVEWWNTLHQGATFTLTEKPAMPAEMWLPLLLTVLGFYCFFGAVLLLRMRLEVLKREARASWVKAEVQNSLEAAR, encoded by the coding sequence ATGAACTGGACTTGGTTTCATAAGCTCGGCTCGCCCAAATGGTTTTACGGCATCAGTGGCAAACTGCTGCCGTGGCTGAGCGTCGCGGCGTTGCTGCTGATCAGCGTTGGTGTAGTGTGGGGCCTGGCCTTCGCGCCGCCGGACTACCAGCAAGGCAACAGCTTTCGCATCATTTATATCCACGTTCCGGCCGCCATGCTGGCCCAGTCCATCTACGTGATGCTGGCGGTGTGCGGCATCGTCGGGCTGGTTTGGAAGATGAAGCTGGCCGACGTCGCCCTGCAATGCGCGGCGCCCATCGGCGCGTGGATGACCGCCGTGGCGCTGGTCACCGGCGCGATCTGGGGCAAACCGACCTGGGGCTCGTGGTGGGTCTGGGATGCACGACTTACGTCCATGCTTATTCTGTTGTTTCTGTACTTCGGTCTTATTGCGCTGGGCAACGCGATCAGCAATCGTGACAGTGCCGCCAAGGCCTGCGCGGTATTGGCGATTGTCGGCGTGATCAACATCCCGATCATCAAATACTCGGTGGAGTGGTGGAACACCCTGCACCAGGGCGCGACGTTCACCCTCACTGAAAAACCGGCGATGCCCGCCGAGATGTGGCTGCCACTGCTGCTGACGGTGCTGGGTTTCTACTGTTTCTTCGGCGCGGTGTTGCTGCTGCGCATGCGCCTTGAAGTGCTCAAGCGCGAAGCCCGCGCCAGTTGGGTCAAGGCCGAAGTGCAGAACAGTCTGGAGGCCGCTCGATGA
- the ccmD gene encoding heme exporter protein CcmD: MSFASFGDFLAMGHHALYVWSAYGICLAVLALNVAAPILARKRYLQQEARRLRRENGK, from the coding sequence ATGAGTTTTGCTTCATTCGGCGACTTCCTCGCCATGGGCCATCATGCCCTGTATGTCTGGTCAGCCTATGGCATCTGCCTGGCGGTGCTGGCCCTCAACGTGGCGGCGCCGATCCTGGCCCGCAAGCGGTATCTGCAACAAGAGGCGCGTCGTCTGCGCCGGGAGAACGGCAAGTGA
- the ccmE gene encoding cytochrome c maturation protein CcmE, producing the protein MNPLRKKRLIIILAILVGVGAAVGLALSALQQNINLFYTPTQIANGEAPQDTRIRAGGMVEKGSLQRSGDSLDVKFIVTDFNRSVTISYLGILPDLFREGQGIVALGKINADGVVVADEVLAKHDEKYMPPEVTKALKDSGQSAPTPAKEG; encoded by the coding sequence GTGAATCCGCTGCGCAAAAAGCGTCTTATCATCATTCTCGCGATCCTGGTCGGTGTCGGCGCTGCTGTCGGCCTGGCCCTGAGCGCCCTGCAGCAGAACATCAATCTGTTTTACACCCCGACTCAGATCGCCAACGGCGAAGCCCCGCAAGACACGCGGATCCGCGCTGGCGGCATGGTCGAGAAAGGTTCGCTGCAACGCTCCGGCGATTCGCTGGACGTGAAATTCATCGTCACCGACTTCAATAGATCCGTGACCATCAGCTACCTCGGCATCCTTCCGGACCTGTTCCGCGAAGGGCAGGGCATCGTTGCCCTGGGCAAGATCAACGCCGACGGCGTGGTGGTGGCCGACGAAGTGCTGGCCAAGCACGACGAGAAGTACATGCCGCCGGAAGTGACCAAGGCTTTGAAAGACAGCGGTCAATCTGCTCCAACGCCCGCGAAGGAGGGTTGA
- a CDS encoding heme lyase CcmF/NrfE family subunit, which yields MTSGLFIPELGHLAMILALCFALVQAIVPLLGAWRGDRLWMSLAQPAAWGQFAFLLFAFGCLTYAFMADDFSVAYVASNSNSALPWYYKFSAVWGAHEGSLLLWALILGGWTFAVSVFSRQLPQVMLARVLAVMGMISTGFLLFLILTSNPFARILPQIPADGRDLNPLLQDIGLIVHPPMLYMGYVGFSVAFAFAIAALLGGRLDAAWARWSRPWTIVAWAFLGIGITLGSWWAYYELGWGGWWFWDPVENASFMPWLVGTALIHSLAVTEKRGVFKSWTVLLAIAAFSLSLLGTFLVRSGVLTSVHAFASDPERGVFILIFLLFVVGGSLTLFALRAPVVKSHVGFNLWSRETLLLGNNLVLVVAASMILLGTLYPLILDAMTGAKLSVGPPYFNALFIPLMALLMMVMAVGMLVRWKDTPVKWLLSMLTPVLLGSAALAVVAGVAYGDFNWAVIATFMLAAWVLLAGVRDIFDKTRHKGLIKGLPTLTRSYWGMQVAHLGIAVCALGVVLSSQNSAERDLRLAPGESMDLAGYHFVFEGAKHFEGPNFTSDKGTVRVIRNGKEVSVLHPEKRLYTVQNSVMTEAGIDAGFTRDLYVALGEPLGDGAWAVRVHVKPFVRWIWFGGLLTGLGGLLAALDRRYRVKVKSRVREALGMTGATA from the coding sequence ATGACGTCCGGACTCTTTATTCCTGAACTCGGCCATCTGGCCATGATTCTGGCGCTGTGTTTCGCGCTGGTTCAGGCCATCGTGCCGTTGCTCGGTGCCTGGCGCGGTGACCGCTTGTGGATGAGCCTCGCCCAACCGGCCGCCTGGGGGCAATTCGCGTTTCTGCTGTTCGCCTTCGGTTGCCTGACTTACGCCTTCATGGCCGACGATTTCTCCGTCGCCTACGTTGCCAGCAACTCCAACAGCGCATTGCCGTGGTACTACAAGTTCAGCGCGGTGTGGGGCGCTCACGAAGGGTCGTTGCTGCTGTGGGCGTTGATTCTCGGCGGCTGGACCTTCGCGGTGTCGGTGTTCTCCCGACAATTGCCGCAAGTGATGCTGGCTCGCGTTCTGGCAGTGATGGGCATGATCAGCACGGGTTTCCTGCTGTTCCTGATCCTCACGTCCAACCCGTTTGCACGGATCCTGCCGCAGATTCCTGCGGACGGTCGTGATCTCAACCCACTGCTGCAAGACATCGGCCTGATCGTTCATCCGCCGATGCTGTACATGGGCTATGTCGGTTTCTCCGTGGCCTTCGCTTTCGCCATCGCTGCACTGCTGGGCGGTCGTCTTGATGCGGCGTGGGCTCGCTGGTCCCGTCCGTGGACCATCGTCGCCTGGGCCTTCCTCGGTATCGGCATCACCCTCGGTTCATGGTGGGCGTACTACGAACTCGGCTGGGGCGGCTGGTGGTTCTGGGATCCGGTGGAAAACGCCTCCTTCATGCCATGGCTGGTGGGTACGGCGCTGATTCACTCCTTGGCGGTCACGGAAAAACGTGGCGTGTTCAAGAGCTGGACCGTGTTGCTGGCCATCGCTGCCTTCTCGTTGAGCTTGCTGGGGACCTTCCTCGTACGTTCCGGCGTGCTGACCTCGGTTCACGCCTTTGCGTCCGACCCTGAACGCGGCGTGTTCATCCTGATCTTCCTGCTGTTCGTGGTCGGTGGTTCGCTGACGCTGTTCGCCCTGCGCGCTCCCGTGGTGAAAAGCCACGTCGGCTTCAACCTCTGGTCCCGGGAAACCCTGCTACTGGGTAACAACCTGGTGCTGGTAGTGGCGGCGTCGATGATTCTGCTCGGCACGTTGTATCCGCTGATCCTCGATGCGATGACCGGCGCCAAGCTGTCGGTCGGCCCGCCGTACTTCAACGCACTGTTCATCCCGTTGATGGCCTTGCTGATGATGGTGATGGCAGTCGGCATGCTGGTGCGCTGGAAAGACACTCCGGTCAAATGGCTGTTGAGCATGTTGACCCCGGTGTTGCTCGGCAGCGCCGCGCTGGCCGTGGTAGCCGGTGTCGCTTATGGCGATTTCAATTGGGCGGTGATTGCGACGTTCATGCTCGCGGCCTGGGTGTTGCTGGCCGGTGTGCGTGACATCTTCGACAAGACTCGCCACAAAGGCCTGATCAAAGGTCTGCCGACCCTCACCCGCAGTTATTGGGGCATGCAGGTCGCTCACCTCGGCATCGCCGTGTGTGCCCTCGGCGTCGTGCTGTCGAGCCAGAACAGTGCCGAGCGCGATTTGCGCCTGGCGCCGGGCGAGTCCATGGACCTGGCCGGTTACCACTTCGTGTTCGAAGGCGCCAAACACTTCGAAGGCCCGAACTTTACGTCTGACAAGGGCACCGTACGGGTGATCCGCAACGGCAAGGAAGTCAGCGTGCTGCACCCGGAAAAACGCCTCTACACCGTGCAGAACTCGGTGATGACCGAAGCCGGGATCGACGCCGGTTTCACCCGCGACCTCTACGTCGCACTCGGCGAACCGTTGGGCGACGGCGCTTGGGCCGTTCGCGTCCACGTCAAACCGTTCGTGCGCTGGATCTGGTTCGGTGGGCTGCTCACTGGTTTGGGCGGGTTGCTGGCGGCACTGGATCGCCGTTACCGGGTCAAGGTAAAAAGCCGTGTGCGTGAAGCACTGGGCATGACGGGAGCCACGGCATGA
- a CDS encoding DsbE family thiol:disulfide interchange protein encodes MRRWLMLLPLVIFLVVAVFLYRGLYLDPAELPSAMINKPFPEFSLPAVQGDKTLTKADILGKPALVNVWGTWCISCRVEHPVLNKLAEKGVLIYGINYKDVNADALKWLVEFHNPYQLDIRDDAGTLGLNLGVYGAPETFFIDAKGIIRDKFVGVIDEQVWREKLAAKYQALVDEAKP; translated from the coding sequence ATGAGACGTTGGTTGATGCTGTTGCCACTGGTGATTTTTCTGGTGGTGGCTGTTTTCCTTTATCGCGGGCTCTATCTGGACCCGGCCGAGCTGCCTTCGGCGATGATCAACAAGCCGTTCCCGGAGTTTTCCCTGCCGGCCGTGCAGGGCGACAAGACCCTGACCAAGGCCGACATTCTGGGTAAACCGGCACTGGTCAACGTCTGGGGCACCTGGTGCATTTCCTGCCGGGTCGAGCACCCGGTGCTGAATAAACTGGCCGAGAAGGGCGTGCTGATCTACGGCATCAACTACAAGGACGTCAACGCTGACGCCTTGAAGTGGCTGGTGGAATTCCACAATCCGTACCAGTTGGACATCCGTGACGACGCAGGCACATTGGGTCTGAACCTGGGTGTGTATGGCGCTCCGGAAACCTTCTTCATCGACGCCAAGGGCATCATCCGCGACAAGTTCGTTGGTGTGATCGATGAACAGGTCTGGCGCGAAAAACTGGCGGCCAAGTATCAGGCGCTGGTCGATGAGGCCAAGCCATGA
- a CDS encoding cytochrome c-type biogenesis protein: MKRWIAAAVLGLSMAGVAHAAIDTYEFAKEGDRERFRELTKELRCPKCQNQDIADSNAPIAADLRKEIFRMLGEGKDNQQIIDFMVDRYGDFVRYKPALNAKTALLWFGPAGLLLGGFVIIAVIVRRRRVQRADTKDELSAEERERLDHLLDKTKND; encoded by the coding sequence ATGAAGCGCTGGATAGCTGCCGCAGTATTGGGTTTGAGCATGGCCGGCGTGGCGCACGCGGCCATCGACACGTATGAGTTCGCCAAAGAAGGCGACCGTGAGCGTTTCCGCGAGCTGACCAAAGAGCTGCGCTGCCCCAAGTGCCAGAATCAGGACATTGCCGATTCCAACGCACCGATCGCCGCCGACCTGCGCAAAGAGATTTTCCGCATGCTCGGCGAGGGCAAGGACAATCAGCAGATCATCGACTTCATGGTCGACCGCTACGGTGATTTCGTCCGCTACAAACCCGCTCTGAACGCCAAGACTGCTTTGCTCTGGTTCGGCCCTGCCGGCCTGCTGCTGGGCGGTTTTGTGATCATCGCCGTGATCGTCCGCCGTCGTCGCGTGCAACGCGCTGACACCAAGGATGAGCTCTCTGCCGAGGAGCGTGAGCGCCTCGACCACCTGTTGGATAAAACCAAGAATGATTGA
- the ccmI gene encoding c-type cytochrome biogenesis protein CcmI, with protein MIDFWLAAGLLLLVALSFLLIPVLRGRRAQLEEDRTALNVALYQERVAELQTQQEEGVLDAAQMDTGRAEAARELLADTEGVEVPRVSRLGKPWPLLAAILVPVLGLGLYLHFGASDKVELTREFSQAPQSMEEMTRRLERAVSAQPDSAEGLYFLGRTYMAQDRPGDAAKIFERTVNLAGRQPELLGQWAQAQYFADGKKWSDKVQALTDEALKADPKEVTSLGLLGIAAFESQRYQDAIDYWNRLLVQLPPEDSSRAALQGGITRATEKLEASGGKVAQAPAAKVAALLKVRVDLAPELKAKVQPGDSVFIFARATAGPPAPLAAKRLTVADLPATVELGDADAMMPQLKLSNFPEVQLVARISRAGKPTAGEWIGRSQPLASSTIAQQTLTIDSPDK; from the coding sequence ATGATTGATTTCTGGCTCGCTGCAGGTCTGCTACTTCTGGTTGCCCTGAGTTTTCTGTTGATTCCCGTTCTGCGTGGTCGTCGCGCCCAGCTTGAAGAGGACCGTACGGCCCTGAACGTCGCGCTGTATCAGGAGCGTGTGGCCGAGTTGCAGACTCAGCAGGAAGAGGGCGTTCTCGACGCCGCGCAAATGGACACCGGTCGCGCCGAAGCCGCCCGTGAATTGCTCGCCGACACCGAAGGCGTCGAAGTGCCGCGTGTGTCCCGCCTGGGCAAACCGTGGCCCTTGCTGGCGGCGATTCTGGTACCGGTGCTGGGTCTTGGCCTGTATTTGCATTTTGGGGCGAGCGACAAGGTCGAACTGACCCGTGAATTTTCCCAGGCGCCGCAGTCGATGGAAGAGATGACCCGTCGCCTGGAACGTGCGGTCTCGGCTCAGCCGGATTCGGCCGAAGGTTTGTACTTCCTTGGTCGCACGTACATGGCTCAGGATCGCCCTGGCGATGCGGCGAAGATCTTCGAACGCACGGTGAACCTGGCCGGTCGTCAGCCGGAACTGTTGGGTCAATGGGCGCAGGCCCAGTACTTCGCCGACGGCAAGAAGTGGTCGGACAAGGTTCAGGCCCTGACCGACGAAGCACTGAAAGCCGATCCGAAAGAAGTCACCAGCCTTGGCTTGCTCGGTATTGCTGCCTTTGAAAGCCAGCGTTATCAGGACGCCATCGACTACTGGAATCGCCTGCTGGTGCAACTGCCCCCGGAGGACAGTTCCCGTGCCGCGCTGCAAGGCGGCATCACTCGGGCCACCGAGAAACTCGAAGCCAGCGGCGGCAAGGTGGCCCAGGCGCCCGCCGCCAAGGTGGCGGCACTGCTCAAGGTGCGCGTGGATCTGGCACCAGAGCTCAAAGCCAAGGTTCAGCCGGGCGACAGCGTATTCATCTTCGCCCGCGCCACCGCAGGGCCTCCTGCGCCATTGGCCGCCAAGCGCCTGACCGTGGCCGACTTGCCGGCGACCGTCGAGCTGGGCGATGCCGACGCAATGATGCCGCAGTTGAAACTGTCGAACTTCCCTGAAGTCCAACTGGTTGCGCGCATCTCCCGCGCCGGCAAACCCACTGCCGGCGAATGGATCGGTCGCAGCCAGCCTCTGGCCAGCAGCACCATTGCGCAGCAAACACTGACCATCGACAGCCCGGATAAATGA